One Microbacterium sp. No. 7 genomic window carries:
- a CDS encoding YveK family protein: protein MTAGGPTWRDVVARWPLALGVFLIAIATSAIVGLVTPREYESTVRLYVYAASELEAPTVNQIVKGNQFAVAEAALAPTVVKSDANLQTVLDELSLSWSRPQLAATIDATTVTNSPIVSLTATSASPQDSQTIVESVARAYIGSLDRDTAGVPFHVAATPLEAPKTPATPSKPNLPAIFAIGVIVGVVFGSLAAYIVALVSRQAGSPDRLAAEAGGPLVAALGTPAGDVEDTSGRARTRWLAARLGRLARANGTRSIALTTARPGDDVRAVAERVTAALQADGVRVGVVDLVSHADGGRYAGDGTVLRRGGGAAASPLSAGGVRAARDEVEQSHDLVLWLVDPVSASADALAVAGGLDATVLVADRRTPLTDVRGAREALRFAGEEFAGVVVTSVRRAGELRWGPFLEDAPADVRAEVLSS, encoded by the coding sequence GTGACGGCGGGCGGTCCCACCTGGCGCGATGTGGTGGCGAGGTGGCCGCTGGCTCTCGGAGTGTTCCTCATAGCGATCGCGACCTCGGCGATCGTGGGTCTCGTCACACCGCGCGAGTACGAGTCGACGGTGCGGCTCTACGTGTATGCGGCCTCCGAGCTGGAGGCGCCGACCGTCAACCAGATCGTCAAGGGCAACCAGTTCGCGGTGGCCGAGGCGGCGCTCGCCCCGACCGTGGTCAAGAGCGACGCGAACCTGCAGACCGTGCTCGACGAGCTGTCGCTGTCGTGGAGCCGCCCGCAGCTCGCCGCCACGATCGACGCGACGACGGTCACCAACTCGCCGATCGTGTCGCTGACGGCCACGAGCGCCTCGCCCCAGGACTCCCAGACGATCGTCGAATCGGTCGCGCGCGCCTACATCGGCTCGCTCGACCGCGACACCGCGGGCGTGCCGTTCCACGTCGCGGCCACCCCGCTCGAGGCGCCCAAGACGCCCGCCACCCCTTCGAAGCCGAACCTGCCGGCGATCTTCGCGATCGGCGTGATCGTGGGCGTCGTGTTCGGCAGCCTCGCCGCCTACATCGTGGCGCTCGTCTCGCGCCAGGCCGGGTCGCCCGACCGGCTCGCGGCGGAGGCCGGCGGTCCGCTCGTCGCCGCGCTCGGCACGCCGGCGGGCGACGTCGAGGACACGAGCGGGCGCGCACGCACCCGTTGGCTCGCCGCACGGCTCGGCCGGCTCGCGCGCGCGAACGGAACCCGCTCGATCGCCCTGACGACCGCCCGCCCCGGCGACGACGTGCGCGCCGTCGCGGAGCGGGTGACCGCCGCGCTGCAGGCCGACGGGGTGCGCGTGGGCGTCGTCGACCTCGTGTCGCACGCGGACGGCGGGCGCTACGCCGGCGACGGCACCGTGCTGCGCCGCGGGGGCGGCGCCGCGGCATCCCCCCTCTCCGCCGGCGGCGTTCGAGCCGCACGCGACGAGGTCGAGCAGTCGCACGACCTCGTGCTGTGGCTCGTCGATCCCGTCTCGGCGTCGGCCGACGCGCTCGCCGTCGCCGGCGGCCTCGACGCGACCGTGCTCGTGGCCGACCGCCGCACGCCCCTCACCGACGTGCGCGGAGCCCGCGAGGCGCTGCGGTTCGCGGGCGAGGAGTTCGCGGGCGTCGTCGTCACGTCGGTGCGGCGTGCGGGCGAGCTGCGCTGGGGCCCGTTCCTGGAGGACGCGCCCGCCGACGTGCGCGCGGAGGTGCTGTCGTCATGA
- a CDS encoding DUF6492 family protein, producing the protein MTTRAVSVVTVVFEVEIPLLLLQARSLRAHVPAERIARYIVIDNTARGLSPADRRRIAGELGDHAPRLRVVRPADLVDVPAAKGWVVQQVLKLAVSALVDTDHYVALDAKNHFVRTPAPDFFVSADGRARVNTYSYEEHPLRPQLETVLAYTGLEPGALVRDFTATVTPFVFDTARVRRTIAEVEERSGSPFADEFVRAGLTEFFLYTAWALRDGATIDAVFDVQQVFCPVLWPRRNSLAHVDDVRERLDDERVPLLSAHRNALADLPRPAADALAALWVSHGLFASPREARGFLRRFRINRLVQTALLRARAKLPARGGRAPRAALAQAAAREG; encoded by the coding sequence ATGACGACGCGCGCGGTGAGCGTCGTGACCGTCGTCTTCGAGGTCGAGATCCCCCTGCTGCTGCTGCAGGCCCGCTCGCTGCGCGCGCACGTGCCCGCCGAACGGATCGCGCGCTACATCGTGATCGACAACACGGCGCGCGGCCTGAGCCCGGCCGACCGCCGGCGCATCGCGGGCGAGCTGGGCGACCACGCGCCGCGGCTGCGCGTCGTGCGGCCGGCGGACCTCGTCGACGTGCCCGCGGCGAAGGGCTGGGTCGTGCAGCAGGTGCTCAAGCTCGCCGTGAGCGCGCTCGTCGACACCGACCACTACGTGGCGCTCGACGCGAAGAACCACTTCGTCCGCACGCCCGCGCCCGACTTCTTCGTGTCGGCGGACGGGCGTGCGCGCGTGAACACCTACTCCTACGAGGAGCACCCGCTGCGCCCGCAGCTGGAGACCGTGCTCGCGTACACGGGTCTGGAGCCCGGCGCGCTCGTGCGCGACTTCACCGCGACGGTCACGCCGTTCGTGTTCGACACGGCGCGCGTGCGGCGCACGATCGCCGAGGTCGAGGAACGCAGCGGATCGCCCTTCGCCGACGAGTTCGTGCGCGCGGGCCTCACCGAGTTCTTCCTCTACACGGCCTGGGCGCTGCGCGACGGCGCCACGATCGACGCGGTCTTCGACGTGCAGCAGGTCTTCTGCCCCGTGCTCTGGCCGCGCCGCAACTCGCTCGCGCACGTCGACGACGTGCGCGAGCGGCTCGACGACGAGCGCGTCCCCCTGCTCAGCGCGCACCGCAACGCCCTCGCCGACCTCCCCCGCCCCGCTGCGGACGCCCTCGCGGCGCTCTGGGTGAGCCACGGCCTGTTCGCCTCGCCGCGCGAGGCCCGCGGGTTCCTGCGACGCTTCCGGATCAACCGCCTGGTGCAGACGGCGCTGCTGCGCGCACGCGCGAAGCTGCCGGCCCGGGGCGGGCGCGCGCCGCGCGCCGCGCTCGCACAGGCCGCCGCGAGAGAGGGATGA
- a CDS encoding glycosyltransferase family 2 protein, which translates to MPASEPAGPAVAIGIATYRRPALLRQLLESLRDLERPVPVSVYVVDNDADGSAREVAAEFADLDVRYSVEPAPGIAEARNAFLRAVADETHVAFVDDDERVAPDWLVRLWDAAHAYDAEVVAGPVVPVFPPNAPTWAIAGGFFERPRVATGQRMPLAATNNSLVRRTALQRLDSPWFDPAFSRTGGSDSDLFHRMVAAGATIVWCDEAVVEEDVPLERMTWEWVKRRAERTGNVRARLLLNDGKRLRVGVEGVARLAVGGLRITTRTLRRRPVDAHALNTWMRGLGLLRAMRGDLIQEYQRS; encoded by the coding sequence ATGCCCGCATCCGAGCCCGCAGGCCCCGCCGTCGCGATCGGCATCGCGACCTACCGGCGCCCGGCGCTGCTGCGCCAGCTGCTCGAGTCGCTCCGTGACCTCGAGCGTCCCGTGCCCGTGAGCGTGTACGTCGTCGACAACGACGCCGACGGGTCGGCGCGCGAGGTCGCGGCCGAGTTCGCCGACCTCGACGTGCGGTACTCCGTCGAGCCGGCGCCCGGCATCGCCGAGGCGCGGAACGCCTTCCTGCGCGCGGTCGCCGACGAGACGCACGTGGCGTTCGTCGACGACGACGAGCGCGTCGCGCCCGACTGGCTCGTGCGCCTGTGGGACGCCGCGCACGCCTACGACGCGGAGGTCGTCGCGGGCCCGGTCGTGCCGGTCTTCCCCCCGAACGCCCCCACGTGGGCGATCGCGGGCGGCTTCTTCGAGCGGCCGCGCGTCGCGACCGGCCAGCGCATGCCGCTCGCCGCGACGAACAACTCGCTCGTGCGGCGCACCGCGCTGCAGCGGCTCGACAGCCCGTGGTTCGACCCCGCGTTCTCGCGCACGGGCGGCAGCGACTCCGACCTGTTCCACCGCATGGTCGCCGCGGGCGCGACGATCGTGTGGTGCGACGAGGCGGTCGTAGAGGAGGACGTGCCGCTGGAGCGGATGACGTGGGAGTGGGTCAAGCGCCGCGCCGAGCGCACGGGCAACGTGCGCGCACGGCTCCTGCTCAACGACGGCAAGCGCCTGCGCGTCGGCGTGGAGGGCGTCGCGCGGCTCGCCGTGGGCGGCCTGCGCATCACGACGCGCACGCTGCGGCGCCGGCCGGTCGACGCGCACGCGCTCAACACGTGGATGCGGGGGCTCGGCCTGCTGCGCGCGATGCGGGGCGACCTCATCCAGGAGTACCAGCGGTCATGA
- a CDS encoding O-antigen ligase family protein — translation MSAQPMASRHDTVARRIGRGIPDAQRRALAIGIVAGAVVVVVLAVLALTRLSAAFTVLAVVIGGAAAIALFWSLPVTWLPAASVVLYAALPAQLLIRVNTVPLLGLPLVIWVVRRLVAQWRGGPPAFSLSHRLGSRYWVLVAALAFVAWLVATVSWSQDPVRSVAFVVAILTSVMSLVMVLDAQREAWLLMRAWVVTGAIAGAYAVLEAIVQFNPVADTLSPLFGITSRTWAVYRSQVWFVHPLYASAYLCIAAALALGLWLQFGRTRFLVAALVTAAGVAATGSRGSLVALAFGVGVAWLVAFLRTRPLPVFRLGIAAILAVVGAIVVISLPTIAERSSSVEADRSAEARAAGIEYALRAAEDFGWLGSGGFSSRDVFDRYATIPLESGYLQLLISIGVPGLVLFGVFLLAVALSGVAAREAAAVGSLVACAIVLGSFNAIDDIPGHLLLYGYTVFLCVAGPTAWMSRGDPAHADDPPPARSRFAGSAGSPGNAG, via the coding sequence ATGAGCGCGCAGCCGATGGCCTCGCGCCACGACACGGTGGCACGGCGCATCGGCCGCGGCATCCCCGACGCCCAGCGCCGCGCCCTCGCGATCGGCATCGTCGCGGGAGCGGTCGTCGTCGTGGTGCTCGCCGTGCTCGCGCTCACGCGGCTCTCGGCGGCGTTCACGGTGCTCGCGGTCGTGATCGGCGGCGCCGCGGCGATCGCGCTGTTCTGGTCGCTGCCGGTGACCTGGCTGCCCGCGGCGTCCGTCGTGCTCTACGCCGCCCTGCCGGCGCAGCTGCTCATCCGCGTCAACACGGTGCCGCTGCTGGGACTGCCGCTCGTGATCTGGGTCGTCCGCCGGCTGGTCGCCCAGTGGCGGGGCGGTCCGCCCGCGTTCTCGCTGAGCCACCGCCTCGGCTCGCGCTACTGGGTGCTCGTCGCGGCGCTGGCCTTCGTCGCATGGCTCGTCGCGACCGTCTCATGGTCGCAGGACCCCGTGCGCAGCGTCGCGTTCGTGGTCGCGATCCTGACGTCGGTGATGTCGCTCGTGATGGTGCTCGACGCGCAGCGCGAGGCCTGGCTGCTGATGCGCGCGTGGGTCGTCACGGGCGCGATCGCGGGCGCGTACGCCGTGCTCGAGGCGATCGTGCAGTTCAACCCGGTCGCCGACACGCTCTCGCCGCTGTTCGGCATCACGAGCCGCACCTGGGCCGTGTACCGCTCGCAGGTGTGGTTCGTGCATCCCCTGTACGCGTCGGCGTACCTCTGCATCGCCGCGGCGCTCGCGCTGGGCCTGTGGCTGCAGTTCGGTCGCACCCGCTTCCTCGTCGCGGCGCTCGTGACGGCCGCGGGCGTCGCCGCGACCGGATCGCGCGGCAGCCTCGTGGCCCTCGCGTTCGGCGTCGGCGTCGCGTGGCTCGTGGCGTTCCTGCGCACGCGGCCGCTGCCCGTCTTCCGCCTGGGGATCGCGGCGATCCTGGCCGTGGTCGGCGCGATCGTCGTGATCAGCCTCCCGACGATCGCCGAGCGCTCGTCGTCGGTGGAGGCCGACCGCTCCGCAGAGGCGCGGGCGGCGGGCATCGAGTACGCCCTCCGGGCGGCGGAGGACTTCGGGTGGCTGGGCAGCGGCGGCTTCAGCTCGCGCGACGTCTTCGACCGCTACGCGACGATCCCGCTGGAGAGCGGCTACCTGCAGCTGCTCATCAGCATCGGCGTTCCGGGCCTCGTGCTCTTCGGGGTGTTCCTGCTCGCGGTGGCGCTGTCGGGCGTCGCGGCCCGCGAGGCGGCCGCGGTCGGCTCGCTCGTCGCGTGCGCGATCGTGCTCGGCTCCTTCAACGCGATCGACGACATCCCCGGCCATCTCCTGCTGTACGGCTACACGGTGTTCCTGTGCGTCGCCGGCCCGACGGCCTGGATGTCGCGCGGCGATCCCGCGCACGCGGACGACCCGCCTCCGGCGAGGTCGCGGTTCGCCGGAAGCGCGGGCAGCCCGGGGAACGCCGGGTGA